In Bdellovibrionales bacterium, the genomic stretch GCTTAGAATTTAAGTGATCTAAAGACAATAAAAAACCCCAGCTGAAGTCAGATGGGGTTTGTTGTAAAACAGATAAATTAGCGAGTCAATTTTTGAACGATAGAATCTTTCACTACGCCTTGTTTACCGATCTCTGATTGGTACGTCATAGCTTCTTTTTTGTTTTTGAAGCTACCGATGCTGACGCGATACCAAGTTTTTCCGTTGATTTCGGTTTTAAACGGGAAGGCAGGGTAACCCTTTTTGATCAACGATCCGGCCATATTTTCAGCATCTTTTAAACTCTCATAAGAAGCCACTTGGACGGTGTACTCTGTCGCAGCCGCTTTCTTGGCAACACTGGAAGGAGAGCGATCGTCTTCTACTGGCATGCCGTGAGCCACTTGCTTGTGCTGAGGCGCTGCTTCGTGCTTTTCAGAGTGAGCATCGTGCTTTTCGGTAGCAGCAGCGCCGTGAGCGACTTCGTGCTTTTCAGCAGGGGCAGCGGTCTCACCGTGATGTCCTGACGCTGAAGCCACTTCGCGCTTTTCGCCATGACCTTCGCTCTCAGCATTTTCAATGGCCGATTTTGCGAGTTGCTGAATTTCCTCTTCGGAAAGTTCGCCAGATCCGGGCACTTCATCGTGCGCATCTGTATCGTCATTCATTGCGTGAGAATATTTTTTATCAAGTGATTTGAGAGCATATTCTTTATCGCTCAAACCTTTTCCAGAAATAATTCCAACGCTAAAAGAAAGTAGAGAAACTAAAACTACTAATAGTGTAACGATCACTTTCTCTAAACGACTTTCTTTTTTCCCCGGCGTACTTGCTCCGTCTTTTTTCATGAACCCTTCCTTGTTTTAAACCTTAAAAATGAGAATACTTGAGGCGCAGATAAAGCGCAATTCGGATGGCTCTACGTCTAGTGTGGTGCCAGATTGAGCCAACGGATATTCCCCCAGCTCAGATGTATCCTATTCTGCTTGAGTCCTGTCAATATATCGCCAGCGCACCGCCACCGAAGAGTCAGAACGCCGGCTTTTACGCGCCCCGAAAGGCTTTTATTGAGATCTGATCGCGCTCTGACCTTCCAAAGTCGGTGTGGCACTGCTGTTGCTGAGTCTATCGGTGAGACTAAAAAGTTTGGGGGACAAGTGGCAGATTCAAATGCAGCAAAGAAGCAAAAACCAGCTGAAGATCCAGCAGAAAATTCAGCCGAAGGTGGACAGCCGAAAGATAAGAAGTCGTTAGTATTGATGATCTTAGTCATCATTAATTCTTTAGTCCTGCTCGCCGTGGGCGGCGGATTATTCATGTACGTGCAGACCACGAAAAAGGTGAACACATCAATTACTGCTGAAGATGACGCGGGCGCAGGTCACGGCGAATCAGCTGCCGGCGATCATGGCGGCGGTCACGGAGCTCCGGCGGCAGATGCTCACGGCGGTGGGCATGGCGGTGGAGAAAAGAAAGCCGCGGCTCACGAAGGCGAAGCTAAAATTGTATCGATGGATCCCTTTTATGTGAACTTAAGTGGAAGCGAAGGCTACAAGCTTCTTAAAGTGACCATGAGTTTCGAAGTGGACAGTTCTGCCACGCAAGAAGAAATCGTAAAGCGCCAGGCGCAAATCAAAGACATCATTATTATTCTACTTTCGAGCAAAAACTACGGAGAGATCTCCGGTGAGAATGCTCAACAGCGTCTTAAAGACGAAATTATGGACACGATCAATTCTTTCCTCGCTAAAGGGAAAGTGAAAAAGATTTTATTTACTGAGTT encodes the following:
- a CDS encoding SPOR domain-containing protein, whose amino-acid sequence is MKKDGASTPGKKESRLEKVIVTLLVVLVSLLSFSVGIISGKGLSDKEYALKSLDKKYSHAMNDDTDAHDEVPGSGELSEEEIQQLAKSAIENAESEGHGEKREVASASGHHGETAAPAEKHEVAHGAAATEKHDAHSEKHEAAPQHKQVAHGMPVEDDRSPSSVAKKAAATEYTVQVASYESLKDAENMAGSLIKKGYPAFPFKTEINGKTWYRVSIGSFKNKKEAMTYQSEIGKQGVVKDSIVQKLTR
- a CDS encoding flagellar basal body-associated FliL family protein, yielding MADSNAAKKQKPAEDPAENSAEGGQPKDKKSLVLMILVIINSLVLLAVGGGLFMYVQTTKKVNTSITAEDDAGAGHGESAAGDHGGGHGAPAADAHGGGHGGGEKKAAAHEGEAKIVSMDPFYVNLSGSEGYKLLKVTMSFEVDSSATQEEIVKRQAQIKDIIIILLSSKNYGEISGENAQQRLKDEIMDTINSFLAKGKVKKILFTEFIFN